In one Solanum dulcamara chromosome 1, daSolDulc1.2, whole genome shotgun sequence genomic region, the following are encoded:
- the LOC129902141 gene encoding stress enhanced protein 2, chloroplastic yields MALRAGPVFCELKPQTQKGEPAPVQKLRVSSSSFEPGQENGKIMLQPRLTTLRSFGSDPVGVIKTKTGGFHGEDDEVSPFFETLSEYIESSKKSQDFEIISGRLAMIVFAATVSMEVVTGNSVFRKTDFQGIAEAAGVCIGAVACAALFAWSSSSRTRVGRIFTLGCNTFIDSLIDQIVDGLFYENEHID; encoded by the exons atggCCTTGAGAGCTGGACCGGTTTTCTGTGAGCTTAAACCACAAACTCAAAAGGGTGAACCGGCGCCGGTTCAGAAGTTGAGagtttcatcatcatcatttgaACCGGGGCAGGAGAATGGGAAAATAATGTTGCAGCCGAGGTTGACTACTTTAAGGTCATTCGGGTCGGATCCTGTCGGAGTGATCAAGACCAAAACCGGCGGTTTTCATGGCGAAGATGATGAGGTTTCGCCTTTTTTCGAGACTCTATCGGAGTATATTGAGAGCTCCAAGAAGAGTCAAGATTTTGAGATTATATCTGGTCGACTTGCCATG ATTGTGTTTGCAGCAACAGTGTCCATGGAAGTTGTGACTGGAAATTCTGTATTCAGAAAGACTGATTTCCAAGGAATAGCTGAAGCTGCTGGGGTTTGTATTGGTGCTGTAGCTTGTGCTGCCCTTTTTGCTTGGTCTTCGAGTTCTCGAACCCGTGTTGGCCGAATTTTTACCCTTGGTTGCAACACCTTCATCGATTCTTTAATCGATCAAATCGTCGATGGCTTGTTTTATGAAAACGAGCATATCGATTGA